The Ipomoea triloba cultivar NCNSP0323 chromosome 4, ASM357664v1 DNA segment CCTCAATTCCTTATTTCTTAAGCCTTTTAAGTTCATGAGTGTTAAGAgtccacattgataaaataagagaaaatatatggGTTTATGAGGCCATGgattagactagctaattggttggattcaatcttttagtgtggtttggcccatgtgcattatagcccaattgagtgaccctagcccaatcttaaattataacaatgaGCACAATATTGTTTCACTCTTTTTTTAGAATTTCCTTGGTGCTGTTACTGACACACAACGAAAAGTATAGGACCTCTATAAAACCCTAAGAAGTTGGGTCTAAAGTTGCAGTTAATCCTTATTTGTTAATTTCTCACTTATCCATATATGATATTTACATTTGGAATTGCAACTTTGCAGTCAATTTTAGAGCACATATATGATATGCCCATTCTCAACTGTATTGAGTTAGCAAAGTTGCTAGGCTGATGCATTATAAGTATTTGATTTAAACTGCTACTTAAAGTCTTTCTTGGAGCTCttgtttgatgttttctttgttcTGCTTTTACTATTATTTGTTTCAGTAATTGAATGCACTGGATTTCCATGGAATGATGCGAAAAGAGTTTACCGAGCTCGATTCTCTTCTGTTACTGAAAAGGATATTCTGAAGGCCATGAATAACCTTGTTCTGCCTAACAGAGATGAGGCATTGTCTGTAGATGCACGTCAGGAGATTGATCTGAAAGTTGGAGTTGCATTTACACGTTTCCAGACCAGCTATTTCAATGGGAAATATGGCAATCTTGATGCAAGAGTTATCTCGTAGgtcctatatatgtgtgtgtattaatcTTCAATTGCCATTTGCATCCTGCTCCATAAGGAGATATAGTTTCCATAACTACTGTTATGATATCATTCCTCTGTGTTCAGCTATGGGCCCTGTCAAACTCCTACCCTTGGATTTTGTGTAGAACGCTACCTGCAAATTACAACATTCAAGCCGGAGAAGTTTTGGATGGTGCATccatatataatgtataaggGATATGAACTTAAATTAGGATGGGAACGCAACAGGTTGTTTGATGCAGACGTGAGTTCATTTAATCAAATTTCTTATAGAATTGAATCCATTGAACCTATGTTTCCTATCCATGTGTATATGCAAACCTTGTCCTACTATCACAGGTTGCTATGATGTTTCGGGATGTAATAAAAGAAGGTGGAATCATGAAAGTTGTTCGTATATCTGAAAATCATGAGTCCAAAGCTCGCCCTTCTGGTCTGAACACAGTTAATCTTTTAAAGGTCAGAGCTTGAAGGTTTCCaactgttttatttatttatttatttattttttgactGAGATTTTCAACAATTTATGGTCAGATAAACACAGTACGTGCATAAACACATAAATTGATTATGATGATCTCTTTACAATTTCAGGTTGCTTCAAGTGCATTAGGCTTTGGCCCGCATTTGGCTATGCAATTAGCTGAGCGTCTATATACACAAGGTTTCATCAGGTTTTTCCTACTTATCAGTCTgctatcatattattattgttgttattgctattattattgttattgctgttgttattattattaataataataaccatgaTTATTGTAGATGGATGTAACATTTTAGTTGAAAATATGTTCTTCTAGATGGGCAATAATAATACTCCACAATTATAATTACATATGTTTGACTGTTTCAGTTAAGCAATTCCTAAGTTTAGACTAAGATTTGAACCCATTATGTGTAATTGCGTATTAAGAACAATGGTTTTAGTGGGAAGTGAAGCACTAGTCGGTCTGGTTTACATAAGAAGAAAACCAATAGTTAGTTATGCACAACACCAAGAGGTTATGGTAAAACAAatagaaggaaaaagaaaataaatgcagAGAAGGTTATGTGTCTTGTGTAATAAGCCAGTCATTTTGCACGATTGATTGCCCTTCAACTtagtaaataactaaataatgaaaataaatgatAAAACTATTTGAAATATAGACTGATCTTCATCTCATcaaaaagttataaattctTTGTACTTTTAGTAGTAATCTGTTTTGAAAAGggattcaaaattaaattttgtcaaTAATTATTGGTATCCAGTAAGAATTAATGGACCCCAATCAGCAGCCGTCCAGCACGATAAAGTGGATAACATATTAAGATGCTTCCCCATCCCCACACCTGTCCCCAAAAAAACTACCTCCAAAGAATGAATAGCTCAAAAACTTAGTTTTAACTGAAGAGTatcatttcaaataaaaaaaaaaaaaacctggagagtaggttttttttttttttttaaatatttttttccaagAGAATGTCAGAGCATGTCTCCTTTAAACATATTTCATTGAGAAATTTACTACCCATGTAAACAAACAATTCGTACTGGAATTTACTACCCACACAGACCTACAATTCTAACTGCTGCATTAGAATAATAGACAAAAACATGTGATTATATGAGTCTTTGTTGAATTTACTAGCCAGTGCTTCTAAATCTTATCGGTTTTTTTCCTTCCTCTTCCAGCTATCCACGCACAGAAAGCACAGCTTATCCTTCTTCTTTTGACTTTAGAGGCACACTTGGGGCAATGGGACATAATCCTGTTTTTGGTGATTATGCACAGAAACTGTTATCTGAAGGTTATCTTAAGCCACGGGCAGGAACTGATGTAGGCGATCATCCTCCAATTACACCAATGCGTTCAGCTGCCGAAGATACTTTGGGGAATGATGCTTGGAAGCTCTACCAGTATATTTGTCAGCATTTTCTTGCAACTCTATCTCCAGATTGTAAGTATAAAAGGTAATAGCTCTTAGCTTGGAAGTTCTATCAGTATAATTGTCACAGTAGTGTACCCTTCCTCTACATATGAACCATAGCTCTTAGCTTGTACCTTGTGGTGGACTGGTGGTGCCTATGAATTTCTATAAAATTGGACAGTTCAGTCAATTCTATATTGATATTGGGTACTGCAACATTATGTATGCCAAAATGATGCCACAAATCTTTAATTCTTCAATATATTCAAGTTATATTCAATACTAAGTATTTGCCTTGATTTATGCTCTCTTAGTCTTGGTTTATTCTTTAATAGCTAATGCCTTGATGGTGGGTGGTGACTCTATGCCTCCTTTTGGACTTCCAATTCATGATATTTTGCACTTCTATACCATAAAATTGAATTCACTTCCTCACATTACTGAATTTCAAATATGACTTGCTTAGATGTGCTTTATTTAGAAGCTAATATTCTATACTTTGATATTCACATGCTATAACTAATGCCGCCTGCCTGCCAATTTGTATTGTACTAAATTTTGTTGCAATTTGGAAATAATGTGTAAGGCTTATTTGCTGTTACAGGATAAAAATTGACTTTGAATGCTGTGGAGAGTTCTTTCATTGCATTGGGCAGCTTGTCACTGCAAAGGGATTCACATCCATTATGCCTTGGCTTGCAATTAGTGACAAAAACCTCCCTGAGTTCAGTGAAGGGGAGAAAATAGCAATTTCAAAAGTTGAATTAGATGAGGTATGTTGCTTTGGCAATAAAGAATCTTTTTGAACTATCTAGTATATGGACCCTTTTATTCCTTTTGCCTGAAATAATAATGTAAAGCTTAACATTAATGGATAAAGTTGATTGAATTTGCTGCATAGATATCCTATATGGATCCAGCATAGGGTGTATATGTTAGAGTAAAGAGCAGGTGAGGAAGAAGCAATGCAGAAATGATGGTATTAAAATGAAAACAGACAAACAAGGATACTGTAAAGTATCCTCCAGCAAGAATGGATTCTTGCCCAGCTACAATTGCTATTATTTTCTAATCAATATTCGATGCCTTCAACACTAGGGGAGGCTCCTTATTTATAATCTAATACAATGAAGAAATTAAGTAAATTGCATAAATTATGTGATTTGTCTTCCCCTGATTTTCTGCTCCAATCCCAAGAATTATGCTCCACCTGCAAATATGATGCTTGGTTGATTGGTTACTTTCCATTTTCATTTGTATCTTGACTTAGTGCCTTATCTGTATATTTACATGATTAGAAGTTCCAACTGCAATTTATTTTCCCATTTTTGCATTCATACTGAACagagtatttttaaaattttaaattttagggaAACACTTCACCTCCTGATCACCTCAGTGAAAGTGAGCTGATCTCATTAATGGAGAAACACGGAATAGGAACTGATGCATCCATTCCTGTCCATATCAACAACATATGTGAACGCAATTATGTCCAGGTTTGCAGTTTCtcctcttttttgttttttctttttttttttttgggggtgaaTTCAGTCACTTCCATGCAGCCTGAATGGGGACGAAAGTACCAATGTACCATGCAgtgaaatatattttgaaattatagGTGTCTTTAATTGCAGGTACAGGCTGGAAGGAGATTGGTTCCAACTCCTTTAGGTATCAGCTTGATAAGAGGCTATCAATGTATAGATCCGGATCTCTGTTTGCCTGACATTCGCAGCTTCATAGAGCACCAGATCACTCTTGTAGCTAAAGGTCAAGCAGATCATTCTTTGGTTGTGCAGCATGTACTGGAACAATTTAAAAGGAAGTTCATCTATTTTGTTAAGCAGGTATGtactaatttattttactttaggtATCAGCTCTCTTAGATCATCTCCTGTTGTAACGGATGATAGAGTAATTGTATCTCATCTTTATCTTTTCCAGCTTTTGTaatgttttcacttttcactttaATTTTGGAATAGACATCTCTCTCTTTGATGGTATTTAGATAGTTTCCTTTATTTTTAGGGGATGGCTTGTTTAGTTCTTTGATTTTCACTTTATAAACTAAAAGAGTTGCAAGTCAGTTGTCCAGGTTTTCTTTGTATTGGCATCTTTTGCTTCTCCACAATGTTGTATTTTGACTAGCGCATGTTGATATTGACACTTGACTggcaataaaaacaaaatgatttGATGGCTTGGAAGTTGAAACATCACGTACAGTATGGTAAAGCAAGTTAAGCAACTTCTGGAACAAAATGGCCAAATTGC contains these protein-coding regions:
- the LOC116016675 gene encoding DNA topoisomerase 3-beta isoform X2 encodes the protein MCSDFPASYQDWASTDPLSLFQAPIRKAETNPKAHICRHISQEARGCGHLVLWLDCDREGENICFEVIECTGFPWNDAKRVYRARFSSVTEKDILKAMNNLVLPNRDEALSVDARQEIDLKVGVAFTRFQTSYFNGKYGNLDARVISYGPCQTPTLGFCVERYLQITTFKPEKFWMVHPYIMYKGYELKLGWERNRLFDADVAMMFRDVIKEGGIMKVVRISENHESKARPSGLNTVNLLKVASSALGFGPHLAMQLAERLYTQGFISYPRTESTAYPSSFDFRGTLGAMGHNPVFGDYAQKLLSEGYLKPRAGTDVGDHPPITPMRSAAEDTLGNDAWKLYQYICQHFLATLSPDCKYKRIKIDFECCGEFFHCIGQLVTAKGFTSIMPWLAISDKNLPEFSEGEKIAISKVELDEGNTSPPDHLSESELISLMEKHGIGTDASIPVHINNICERNYVQVQAGRRLVPTPLGISLIRGYQCIDPDLCLPDIRSFIEHQITLVAKGQADHSLVVQHVLEQFKRKFIYFVKQIENMDALFEAQFSPLSESGRLLSKCGKCLRYMKYVSTQPSRLYCNTCEEVYYVPQKGAVKLYKELTCPLDNFELLLYSMPGPEGKSFPFCPYCYNCPPFEGIDTLFGAPKSGGTAGAAKLGKGVGMPCFLCPHPTCQHSMITQGVCACPECSGTLVLDPVSAPKWRLYCNTCNCLVFLPEGAHRIATTRDRCPECDSTIIEVDFNKKTTPLKDGSTLHKGCILCDELLHSIVEMKHGKFSRYSRGRGRGRGRGRGRGRGRGGRKQDPKMSFRDF
- the LOC116016675 gene encoding DNA topoisomerase 3-beta isoform X1 — translated: MAPKVLMVAEKPSIALSIASVLSGGQMSTRRGSTDVHEFDGMFLGSRAQFRVTSVIGHVFSVDFPASYQDWASTDPLSLFQAPIRKAETNPKAHICRHISQEARGCGHLVLWLDCDREGENICFEVIECTGFPWNDAKRVYRARFSSVTEKDILKAMNNLVLPNRDEALSVDARQEIDLKVGVAFTRFQTSYFNGKYGNLDARVISYGPCQTPTLGFCVERYLQITTFKPEKFWMVHPYIMYKGYELKLGWERNRLFDADVAMMFRDVIKEGGIMKVVRISENHESKARPSGLNTVNLLKVASSALGFGPHLAMQLAERLYTQGFISYPRTESTAYPSSFDFRGTLGAMGHNPVFGDYAQKLLSEGYLKPRAGTDVGDHPPITPMRSAAEDTLGNDAWKLYQYICQHFLATLSPDCKYKRIKIDFECCGEFFHCIGQLVTAKGFTSIMPWLAISDKNLPEFSEGEKIAISKVELDEGNTSPPDHLSESELISLMEKHGIGTDASIPVHINNICERNYVQVQAGRRLVPTPLGISLIRGYQCIDPDLCLPDIRSFIEHQITLVAKGQADHSLVVQHVLEQFKRKFIYFVKQIENMDALFEAQFSPLSESGRLLSKCGKCLRYMKYVSTQPSRLYCNTCEEVYYVPQKGAVKLYKELTCPLDNFELLLYSMPGPEGKSFPFCPYCYNCPPFEGIDTLFGAPKSGGTAGAAKLGKGVGMPCFLCPHPTCQHSMITQGVCACPECSGTLVLDPVSAPKWRLYCNTCNCLVFLPEGAHRIATTRDRCPECDSTIIEVDFNKKTTPLKDGSTLHKGCILCDELLHSIVEMKHGKFSRYSRGRGRGRGRGRGRGRGRGGRKQDPKMSFRDF